The stretch of DNA GACATTCAGGGAGCTATTCAATGTTACACAAGAGCCATACAAATAAACCCTGCATTTGCTGATGCTCACAGTAACCTGGCTTCAGTCCACAAGGTATGGAGGCAGTCCTAAATGGGAAGCAGCCCCCAtcgatgagtaaaattgtctggcattagacagcaAAATTTATAAGTATGTGCTCTTAGGAGACAGAGGGTAAAGGCAGGACAGCCGTTTGCTCAACTGGCGGTTGACTGATTGGTGTGTGGAGGAGGGTGGTGGTGGTGCTATaatcttttgctgttttgttgTTCACAGAAGTTCTGCTATTTGCTACATGTAAATGGGTTCCGAATGTTTTATTGTTCACGGTTATTCAACACCATCGGTTTCAAACACAGGCTTATTACAGTTCCCATTTTATTCAGTAGCCTACGTGAGGAGGAATGCATTCGAAATCTAAGAAATATGGACGTCGTCATAAGTAATAATTACAACGCAGAAACAAGgtcttaaaggaaacctccactaaaacgagaatacaacttcaaactatttaacataatgtttacaatcaaaattgttcaaacgttttccaatgggagcgtttgtatccgaaataaatgaatttcaaaaacgcttgttttggttttcaaatttcctgggcgccgacatcttgaataattgtgacgtgttatggttgctcttttgtatttgcacaaagagcttgtggtttaaaacaatagggcaaccatgacacgtcacaattattcaagatggcggcccccgggaaatttgaaaaccaaaacaaccgtttttaaaatttttttatttcggatacaaacgctcccTTTGGAAAActttcgaacaattttgattgtgagcattatgttaactattttaaagatatgttcctgttttagtggaggttccctttaaatatcAAATGCATAGTTGCCTGGTGGCTTCTCGATCTGCATCTGCTTACAACGAAAATGTTCACAATTTAACGAGCTACTGTGGGGTAAATCATTTATAAGTTCAGAATCTTCATAGTATTACAGTGATTAAATCATTAGCGTTAGTTTCGAATGAAGCAGTTGTATCAATACAGTGATAAAATAATGTAGATGGCGGACATTGCTTAGAAGTGCCTATTGTCACTTGTTAGTGGTTAAGTTTACAGtccttaaaaatatatatatttatactcTCTTTCCGTGTTTTTGACACATATTTGCTTTTGTGATCTTAAGGACTCTGGAAACATCCCTGAAGCAATCCAATCTTACCGAACAGCCTTGAAGCTTAAGCCTAGCTTCCCTGATGCTTATTGCAATCTGGCCCACTGTCTTCAGGTAATAAAATCGTATTGTTAAGTCTTACTTTATTCCTCTTAACACCCGCCCAGTCCAGGCCCtgtcatcatgatcatcatcactTTGCGTAGCCGAGCAAatcaaatgaatgaaaatttgGTTCTAACCACTGCAATTGATCACTGTAGGGAAATTAGAAAGCTGATGTTTTGAGTGTTAGTGATTTTTAGACAGTTGCTTGAGAAACTAACTAACTTCAGTTGCAAAATGGGTATTATTGTTGACCTTTGGTAAGGTGGAAGAATCAGAGTACCCGgtaactggaaaaaaaattaatccaCGTATGACTCAGCATTGGGAAGAACACCTGGGACAAGTAACTTGGAGGGGAATTCTCACACCATTGCTCCTTCCCTGCTTCCCTTATGCTGATGAAGAAaggattaattttattttgtgtcGATTTTATTTTTGCAGATAATCTGTGACTGGACAGATTATGAATCCCGCATGAAGAAGTTAGTTTCTATCGTGGCTGATCAGTTGGAGAATAACAGACTGCCTTCCGTGCATCCGCACCACAGCATGCTGTACCCACTGACGCACAAAATGAGACGAGATATTGCCAACAGACATGGCAATCTTTGCGTTGAAAAGGTAATCAGTAGTTTTTTCATGTGTAGATCTAGACGAAGATACTCAAGAATGGATACTGTTACTGGGATATCAATTCCCATACTTGGCTAAATACCTTGGCTGCAAATTGTGCACCATTCAGGAGAAGATCAAAGGTGCGCTCTCCATTTACTTAGTGGAAAGCATGTTTGTAGGGCCGTCTGTGCATGGAGgtaaacaatgaaaaacaaaatattttcaaaggatCTTGATACTAGCAAGCTAGTCAgaagtttaaagaaaagaacaaaacttttaagtttGAAAGAGTTTCGatagaaacttctgtcatcctcagttgattaatgtacaaagcgtagAAACATGTCTTACaaacttaaaagttttgttgttttctttaaagttcaaaataattttcaaattcaACCAACCTTAAAGTAGTGTGCCTCCACAATACATTTGGATCAGCTTCTCCACtagttattttgctttttagCCAGTCAAATCGCAGTAGCTGATGTTATGCCACACATGCCTAAATTAGATCTTTTACTTCTAAACCGGCCCCATGGACACGGAAAATCGGGTGGGGTTAAACATTAGAGTAAGATCTACTGGTGTTCTTGTTATTAGGAGGGAGTGGGTTAAATGGGACATAGTTGTTGTTTACCCCTGATCTGACCCCTATTGagaataaaatcatctggcgttagagtaaaatctataaatgCCACTCTTACTAGAAGTGAATcggttaataggccatttccgatttCAAGTCTGCCtactcttcaaagcgagtctaagtgcgacgtttttgCGATGGTCATTATGTCTACTTCACATAATAAAGAAACCTActtttcatgagaaaaacttcgcacttagactcgttttgaaaaggaggcaggcatcaactcggaaatggcctattaaacaAGAGCAAGGACATGAATCTAAGAATAATCAAGTCTAAGAAAAAGATCACTTACACAGGGTGAACCGTTGTTTCTATcagtgcagcccagtggttagggcgcttgccttgagatccggagatcccaggttcaagacacactttgaatttgttccaggtagtccctggttcaacttccagGCTGCGCTTGTAAATACCCAACTGTTTACCTccggtcagttgggattcttaaaagtcGTTCTGTTCAATGCTAGGAGATAATTTATTAGCTACCATAGCTAATCCAAAAATGCAAGGCTAAATAATGATACTTATTTACTTAcaatatcaagtgaagctgtgatcctccCAGTTATGTACGCAATGTTAGCAAATTGCGTAGAtaaccctgaaaaattcaggccttggttgttcaaaggtggataatgctatccaccagataaatcactatccagtggataaacactagcaaaaccaattgagttatccagtggatggtgatttgggtttgaacccgtgacctcgcgataccggtgcgacgctctaagcaactgagccatgaagtcactgacgttgaaagctggtcatctgtgggttctaatgtttccGTGATAAATGAATCAAcggtgaaatgatatatgaaattcgtctctacgcaattgctaaaattgcgttcataactgcgaggatcatagcttcacttgatttcatatctgcagttcaatatgtgatccatttcatatatcatttcatcgtttacTTACAATACTATGATGAACTCTTTTGTACTGATATAAGGCTAGAATAAGgtgttgttttttaccacaagaGTAGGCTTTTTGAGTTTTAACTTAACAACGAAAAACTATTATTGTGGGTGTGAATATTGTGTAATCTTCAGGTTGCCCTTTTACACAAGCCTCCATACTCTTATCCCGAGTCATTGAAGGAGAGTGGTGGAAGGCTGAGAATAGGTTACGTGTCAAGCGACTTTGGGAACCACCCCACCTCGCATCTGATGCAAAGTATTCCAGGATTTCACGACACCAACAGAGTGGAGGTTTGTCCTCGAGCGCTTcaagtattatttattaatttatttttgttattccactattacgccattttaccatatttgttCAAGAGAACGctcaaaatatgagacggtaatacactgtagcgTCCCGGTgagaccggtttagaacagagcaaatacggacggaacggcagtttttcaatgaaagaaattgttttcaacgcgatgcaaagcctgagaatttagcttttCATCGCTTGTcgctcgtcatttcgtttatccaatcaaatgaAGGAGATTAGAATGGTTTCGTTTGTGTTGTTTTCGTCATTCGCACGCGCCTTATTATGCAATCGACACGATGCTCCGTCAGTGCAGGAAGATGCCAAAATACTAGAAAATGGCATAATATTGGAATAGTAAGTCCCTTATTGAATGGTATAACATATCACATgtgcggacattttgctcgttGCTCGTATTATATGTCAAACCATTCAATAAGGTGtatatcatttttgtttttcaatttaaaaaagttCGATTTCTGTGTCCGAAATTGAGCTTTGCACCAGACATTTGTCATAAGAGAGCATATCAAACCTGGTTTCATCCAGCACCAGTGGGTAATACCCGTCTTTAGCTAAAAAGTTGCTTTTCGTAttgtaaagcctggttttcactcatttcACCTTGAAAACGGCATCAACGAGAGTATAACCATTAGTGCAAGTACgaggattttttctttttgtcgtGCTTACGTTCGTCTTTTCTCTTGTGAAAACGAAAGACGGCATGAGTTCAAGGAGATTTACTATGTACGTAGGGCCGTGTCTGgccaataggccagtttcgtattctaacggttggactggatctagcatgaaatggaggttTAATGCGGGagaattaatttgcatttgaaaagatttgcccgcattagcctccatttcatgctagatccagtccagctgtgagaattcgaaaatggtctattcaatCACTCGTTGCAGATTCCTTGCGTCTGagtatttgaacaaaatggcgtaTACTTATGTCGACGTTAGTTTTCacttagcataagctacttgtgcttgcgtcactagtgaaaaccagttAGTTTTTCATTAACAGTTAACAACGCTAACGACAGAGGAAGCATAACGAGATGCCTTGATAAATGAGTTAAATTATTTCCTCAGATATTCTGCTATGCGCTCACGGCTGATGACAATACGAGTTTCCGGAAAAAGATCGAGGCAGATGCCGAACACTTCGTGGATCTGTCGTCTGTGCCTTGCCATGGAGACGCCGCTGATCGTATCCATGCAGATGGCATTCATATTCTTGTTAATATGAATGGATACACGAAAGGAGCAAGGAACGAAATATTTGCCTTACGTCCAGCACCTATTCAGGTCAGTATTTCATAGCAAAAAACGAGGACTCTTTGCCTCTAATGAATAGTCAAACTTGGTTTTCGGTTCCGTCTCTAATCTATAGAAAGTAAGGTGCGAGAGTTCTGTACCCATCACCAACGGGGTTAAGTTATCCCTGTAATTTTTTGGATACTGATTGGAAACCGCGCCGAAAACTGTGTTTAGAAATTAAAACTTGTTGTTTTAATAGCCGAGGTcaattttaaagttcttttttgctttttaacgAACCCTTAATTTCTCGCAACCAGTTTGGTGATCTTACTATTCTTCCCAAATTGAAAGCCTTTTCAAACCAGATCGCATTTAAATTTGCCGGTCAACCGgttatgaaaaattaatgaattATAATGTCTcggcattctgcgcgatgcgCAAGTTTTCAAGTTCACACTTATTCACGCATCTACTATGTTATTCAACAATCATGATTTTCCGTACagaggcctttttctcaaattcACGCTCAAAAAGCAATTCGTGAAACTAAGATCtgttcattttgaaaaattgatcTTTGGACAAATTTTCAACACCAGAGAAAACATAGCAATTGCAAAGTTGCATGActtgaaacgttttccttttgaagataCAAAGCATTTTATTTGTACCCGAAATACGCCCGAACAGTTTCGGGATCTTTGAGAAACGACCCCCAGGAACAATTAACTGACTGGAAGCCTTTGGAGGACTCCATAAGGTAGTAGGGAAAAGGCGGGGATCGTGATCTGAAATAAGGACTATTTAGGAGGGATTTGTCCGTGTATATATCTACCTCCCTCGGAAGGTTGATGGTTCAAACCTCCATTCTCCGTATTAATAGGTGATGTGGCTGGGCTACCCAGGAACAAGTGGTGCTCCGTACATGGACTACATCATTACAGATAAAGTCACCTCCCCCATGGAACTGGCCGATCAGTACTCGGAGAAGCTTGCCTACATGCCGCACACATTCTTCGTGGGAGACCACAAACAAATGTTTCCACACCTGATTCAGTACCTCAGAGCGTCCAGTAACCAAGTCATTGCTGAAGTCACGCAGAATGGAATGGTACCTGCGCACGCTGCTGCTGTCTTTCTCGATGAGCAGAAGAATGATCCGAAGTTGGTTAACAAAGTGGGCGCACTGATcgaagagaagaagagagagtaTTCCGGCTGCAAAGACAGCGGCGAGAGCATACCAAGCAGTGTGCCTATCATCGCACGCTCGCAGTACGGCCTTCCGGAGGATGCAGTCGTTTATTGCAATTTCAATCAGTTGTACAAGATTGACCCACCGACATTACGCAGCTGGGTGAACATCCTCAAACGTGTGCCCAATTCTGTTTTGTGGTTGCTGAGGTTCCCTGCTGTGGGCGAGCCGAATCTCAAGGCACAGGCCATGGCTATGGGTCTGTCACAGGAGCGCGTTGTCTTCTCTCCAGTGGCGCCCAAAGAAGAACACGTTCGCCGCGGTCAGCTGGCAGACGTCTGTCTTGACACGCCGCTTTGTAATGGTCACACTACGGGCATGGATGTCTTGTGGGCCGGTTGCCCGATGGTCACGCTGCCGCTAGAAACGTTAGCGTCTCGAGTTGCCTCCTCACAGCTCACTGCTCTCGGATGCCCGGAGCTAGTGGCCAGAAATCGAGAAGATTACGAGAACATCGCCATCGGACTTGGAAATGATCTGAATTAGTGAGTATCATCAATAGAAATATTGTTATACAGTGTTTCACAGTTCGGTTCCCTTTGTtgaaagttgaatcgatgttgaatgagtttagaGCGgctttcaaatgagtgtcgtagaacccaaaccaaagtaattactttggccaatcaaaaaggacggaaacaatccagtaaactaatcaaaactggaagtaattacacgaagcggacacaaagcgcgggaaaatgtgcacgggcgagccacgattggttttggtttcacttctgattggttgaaaaagtggcgcgagaactttgaaccaatcactgagtgaactaatgcaaaaccaaagtaattcgctaattactttcgacgctcaattgaaaaccgctctaaaagcCTTTAAtgaaactttgcttcaacaaccatttagcatttcttttgttttcgcgaatgttAAATGAAGTGCCGTTTGCCCCCCTCTTTCAACATTATTGGGTATGAGCTTGCGCACTAATCGGGCTCTCAATGACGTACCCATATCCGTGTCCATAGTAACATCCACAGCTGTAGCCTGGAACTGATGCTGAAGAAAATGTTGAGGTCGTTGCCTTGGGCCTTAATTAACACTGTTCGTACCAGTTGAATTCTTGGACAACTTTTGTAACTTTGGTCATACGTTAGTTGCTTACGTGTCAAATCTTATTTCTTGTTCTCTTAGTTTAAAGAAGGTGAAAGATAAAGTTTGGAATGCCCGCCTTCGAAGCCCACTGTTCAACACAAGGCAGTACGCACATGACCTGGAAAATCTGTTACTAAAAATTTGGAGAAGACACGAAAGTGACCTAGAGTGCGACCATGTCAGTTGTTGAGTTTGACGGAGAACGTGCATTCGGCTAAGAAACTGAGGACAAGAGAGCCCGCCCGGTTCCATTCAACCTTGCTCAAACGACCTCTCTACCGTTTTAAGGCAGTTTTCGGTAACGAAACGAAGAACGTTTGAAATGAAAACCGAGACTTTTTTCTGATCACCGCAGTCACACAGAAACGAGCGAGCGTGTTTTTAATGAGTAACTCCCAGTTCATTTTATGATTTGACGAAATAGGTCTTTGCTTTTTAGTTTTTTGGCCAACACGAACACGTTTATTTCTAAGTTAATTAAAGAGGTAACATgttgtacatatatatatatatatatacatataaaacAAATTCCTAATTACTAAATATAAGTGATAATTTGTGGCTTGTGTGACGTGATGCCATCGACACGGCTTTTGAGTTTTCATTGCTCTGAAAAGGCACTAGGAATCGGACGTTCTTTATGCGATGAATAGCAAACACATAATGCTGCATGCTTACTCTCGGCAAAAGGGTTATGAAAagatgaaaagagaaaaaagtgtATTAAATGGTTTGAGTTAACATTGAGTTAAAGGAATTGTGATGGATCTTTTCTCGGTTAGCTGTTCCGGCGTATTGATTCTCCATGGGCATTAAGTTGTGTACTGTGCTTTTTCATtcaatagggactttaaaaAGATTTACTTCGACGAAaacgtcaaaacctcaaatttgatgactttcacgtcgtcgttgtgaggagtaccgcaaaaatgtgttaaaatgcgttccgcacgtgcagcaaaattatttttgctcttttaaccaactatgttgttttgtggcgttctcgttgacgacagcgtcgtagatcttaaaagtCCCtatccattcattcattcatttcatttcatttcatttcatttcatttcatttcatttcattcattcattcattcattcattcatttcatttcatttcatttcatttcatttcattcattcattcattcattcattcattcattcattccagGAGTGACGGCAGAATAgcggttttgcacggcagccatgttgcatggcaggaagaatgaaaatgttttgcattagaaagaacatttgttcccataggaaaaataatctattgttcctgccatgcaacatggctgccgtgcaaaaacTCTATACCCGGCCAATGTGGTGTTCTTGTAGGGCATTCTCTGAAGGATGAG from Montipora capricornis isolate CH-2021 chromosome 9, ASM3666992v2, whole genome shotgun sequence encodes:
- the LOC138016967 gene encoding UDP-N-acetylglucosamine--peptide N-acetylglucosaminyltransferase 110 kDa subunit-like isoform X1, whose product is MVMGTAILDDAATLAELAHREYQAGSYDRAEQICMQLWRQQPENTGVLLLLSSIHFQCRRLDRSAHFSTLAIKQNPVLAEAYSNLGNVFKERGQLKDALDNYRHAVKLKPDFIDGYINLAAALVAAGDLEGAVNAYATALQYNPDLYCVRSDLGNLLKALGRLEEAKACYLKAIETQPSFAVAWSNLGCVFNAQGEIWLAIHHFEKAVQLDQNFLDAYINLGNVLKEARIFDRAVAAYLRALNLSPNHAVVHGNLACVYYEQGLIDLAVDTYRRAIELQPNFPDAYCNLANALKEQGKVAEAEECYNTALRLCSTHADSLNNLANIKREQGKIEESVRLYCKALEIFPEFAAAHSNLASVLQQQGKLHDALLHYKEAIRIHPTFADAYSNMGNTLKEMQDIQGAIQCYTRAIQINPAFADAHSNLASVHKDSGNIPEAIQSYRTALKLKPSFPDAYCNLAHCLQIICDWTDYESRMKKLVSIVADQLENNRLPSVHPHHSMLYPLTHKMRRDIANRHGNLCVEKVALLHKPPYSYPESLKESGGRLRIGYVSSDFGNHPTSHLMQSIPGFHDTNRVEIFCYALTADDNTSFRKKIEADAEHFVDLSSVPCHGDAADRIHADGIHILVNMNGYTKGARNEIFALRPAPIQVMWLGYPGTSGAPYMDYIITDKVTSPMELADQYSEKLAYMPHTFFVGDHKQMFPHLIQYLRASSNQVIAEVTQNGMVPAHAAAVFLDEQKNDPKLVNKVGALIEEKKREYSGCKDSGESIPSSVPIIARSQYGLPEDAVVYCNFNQLYKIDPPTLRSWVNILKRVPNSVLWLLRFPAVGEPNLKAQAMAMGLSQERVVFSPVAPKEEHVRRGQLADVCLDTPLCNGHTTGMDVLWAGCPMVTLPLETLASRVASSQLTALGCPELVARNREDYENIAIGLGNDLNYLKKVKDKVWNARLRSPLFNTRQYAHDLENLLLKIWRRHESDLECDHVSC
- the LOC138016967 gene encoding UDP-N-acetylglucosamine--peptide N-acetylglucosaminyltransferase 110 kDa subunit-like isoform X2, producing MKFQPERLHYSATLAELAHREYQAGSYDRAEQICMQLWRQQPENTGVLLLLSSIHFQCRRLDRSAHFSTLAIKQNPVLAEAYSNLGNVFKERGQLKDALDNYRHAVKLKPDFIDGYINLAAALVAAGDLEGAVNAYATALQYNPDLYCVRSDLGNLLKALGRLEEAKACYLKAIETQPSFAVAWSNLGCVFNAQGEIWLAIHHFEKAVQLDQNFLDAYINLGNVLKEARIFDRAVAAYLRALNLSPNHAVVHGNLACVYYEQGLIDLAVDTYRRAIELQPNFPDAYCNLANALKEQGKVAEAEECYNTALRLCSTHADSLNNLANIKREQGKIEESVRLYCKALEIFPEFAAAHSNLASVLQQQGKLHDALLHYKEAIRIHPTFADAYSNMGNTLKEMQDIQGAIQCYTRAIQINPAFADAHSNLASVHKDSGNIPEAIQSYRTALKLKPSFPDAYCNLAHCLQIICDWTDYESRMKKLVSIVADQLENNRLPSVHPHHSMLYPLTHKMRRDIANRHGNLCVEKVALLHKPPYSYPESLKESGGRLRIGYVSSDFGNHPTSHLMQSIPGFHDTNRVEIFCYALTADDNTSFRKKIEADAEHFVDLSSVPCHGDAADRIHADGIHILVNMNGYTKGARNEIFALRPAPIQVMWLGYPGTSGAPYMDYIITDKVTSPMELADQYSEKLAYMPHTFFVGDHKQMFPHLIQYLRASSNQVIAEVTQNGMVPAHAAAVFLDEQKNDPKLVNKVGALIEEKKREYSGCKDSGESIPSSVPIIARSQYGLPEDAVVYCNFNQLYKIDPPTLRSWVNILKRVPNSVLWLLRFPAVGEPNLKAQAMAMGLSQERVVFSPVAPKEEHVRRGQLADVCLDTPLCNGHTTGMDVLWAGCPMVTLPLETLASRVASSQLTALGCPELVARNREDYENIAIGLGNDLNYLKKVKDKVWNARLRSPLFNTRQYAHDLENLLLKIWRRHESDLECDHVSC